The Leptospira ellinghausenii genome contains the following window.
TCACTACAAAGTAAAATCATCGCACAAGAAACCATCGAAATAAAACGTAAGTCCCTCGAAGGAAAAAAAATCGTATTTACAAATGGTTGTTTTGATATTTTACACCCGGGTCATGTGAGTTACTTAGCACAGGCTCGCGATTTAGGAGATTTACTTTGGATTGGTGTGAATTCTGATGAGAGTGTCAGAAGATTAAAAGGTGAGTCGAGACCTATCAATTCCTGTGAAGACCGAATGATGGTACTTGCAGCTTTATCTTCCGTTGATTTTGTTTCCAGTTTTCCTGAAGACACTCCCTTAGAAATTTTAAAAAAAGTAAGACCTTCCATCCATTCAAAAGGTGGGGATTACCAAATTGAGACCCTCCCAGAATACAAAATTTTAAAGGAGATGGGTGCGGATATTCAAATTTTGCCATTTGTTTCCGGAAAATCCACTACTAAGATTTTAGAAAAAGCCAAATCCCCTTCCTAAACGTATTGATTTTGGACCCAAATCCCAACAGTCTGTAAAAAACATTCTTTTTTGAGGTCCAGTTTGTCCAAGACCAGATATATATTCATTACCGGTGGTGTTTCCTCTTCTTTGGGAAAAGGGGTCACTGTCGCCGCTCTCGGTTGTTTGTTAGAAGCCAGAGGTTATACCGTCTCTTTACAAAAAATGGATCCTTATATCAATATTGACCCAGGTACAATGAGTCCCTACCAACATGGGGAAGTGTATGTGACCGAAGATGGAGCCGAGACGGATCTAGATTTAGGTTATTATGAACGATTCACCAAGTCAAAATTTTCCCGTAAAAATTCTGTATCAACTGGGCAAATTTACCATGCAGTCATAGAACGAGAACGGAAAGGGGACTACCTAGGAAGAACCGTACAAGTTGTACCACATATCACAAATGAAATCCGAAATCGAATTTATAACCTAACACGAGATCAAGAAACAGATTTTGTGATCGTGGAAATTGGAGGGACTGTTGGAGATATTGAGTCCATTCCATTTTTGGAAGCAATTCGTCAAATGCGATATGAACATGGTAGTAACCAAGTTTTATTCCTCCACCTAACGCTTGTACCAACGATTACGGCAGCTGGTGAAGCCAAAACAAAACCTACCCAACACTCAGTAAAAGAGTTATTGGCGCTAGGAATCCAACCAGATGTATTAATCTGTCGTATTAATAAACCAATGTCAAAAGAGATGAAAAATAAAATCTCTCTCTTTTGTAATGTGAAAGAACAAAATGTAATTTCAGCAGTTGATATTACCACTTCCATTTATGAAATTCCTCTGATGTATAGAGAAGATAAATTGGATGAGGTTGTTCTCAATGCACTTGGTATGGATTTACGGAAACTTAATTTTTCCCAATGGGAAAATATGGTTAAAAAAATTCGTAATACCAAAAAGACCGTAAAAGTGGCGTTAATTGGAAAATATATTTCCTTACAAGATGCATATCGATCCGTTTACGAATCCTTGGCACATGGTGGAATTGCGAATGATGTAGAAGTGGAAGTTGTCAAAATTAATCCAGAAGATATTGATTCCAAAAATACCAAGGAACTTTTAAAAGGAGTTCATGGAATTCTGGTTCCAGGTGGCTTTGGAGAACGTGGGATCGAAGGAAAAATTGCAGCCATCCAATATGCAAGAACCAAACAGATTCCATTTTTTGGAATTTGTTTAGGAATGCAATGTGCAGTGATTGAATTTGCACGCCATGTTTTGGGATTCAAAGATGCCAATTCAACTGAATTCAAACCAAATGTTGAATACCCTGTAATTTCAATGATTGAAGAACAAAAAGAAATCGAACGTATGGGTGGAACTATGCGCCTCGGTGCTTATCCTTGTGTTGTCAAAAAAGGAACACTTGCTTATTCCGAATACAAAGCTGATCGAATTTCAGAACGTCACAGACACCGCTTTGAATTTACACTTCGATTTAAGGATGATTTTGAGAAAAAAGGAATGAATTTATCTGGTTTTTCACCTGATGGTAGTTTGGTGGAGATCGTCGAAATTCCAAACCATCCTTGGTTCATTGGTGTTCAATTCCATCCAGAATTCCAATCGAAACCAACAGATCCACATCCACTCTTTGCAGGTTTTATTAAGGCTGCATCGAAATTAGCGAAAAAATCGGAGGATTAAGATGTACGATTTAATTGAAGAAAGAGAATTTTTTGGAAAAAAAATCGGAGGTCGTCAGCCGTTTTTTTTAATCTCTGGGCCTTGTGTGATGGAAAACAAAGACCTACTTGATCGAGTTTGTGGTGAAATGAAGGCCATCTGTGATGAGTTAGGGATTGTTTATATTTTTAAATCTTCTTTTGACAAAGCCAATCGTTCCTCCATCAATTCCTATCGAGGTCCAGGTTTGGAAGAAGGACGCAAACTCCTCGATTTTATCAAACATAAATATAATGTTCCTGTTTTAACCGACATCCATGAAACCATACAAGTGGATCCATTAAAAGACACAGTGGATATCTTTCAAATTCCGGCTTTCCTTAGCAGACAAACGGATCTCATTGCCAAAGCTGCAGAAACGGGAAAATGGGTGAATGTGAAAAAAGGTCAGTTTATGGCACCTGATGACACACGGCATATCAAAACCAAAATCCAAGAGTCTGGTTCCGAAAAATACATGGTCACCGAACGTGGTGCAAGTTTCGGCTATGGAAACCTTGTGTTTGACTTGAGAGGCATTCCTATGATGCATAAACATGGAATTCCCATTGTATTTGATGGTACCCATTCCGCACAGTTACCTGGTGCTGCTGGCAATATAACAGGTGGTTTACGAGAGTTCATCCCGCATATGATGCGAGGAGCGGTTTCTGTTGGAGTGGAAGGACTTTTTATGGAAGTACACCCTGATCCTGAAAAAGCTTTATCGGATGCAACAACTCAATTTCCTTTAGCAAAAGCAAAAGTTTTACTCACTCAACTATTAGAATTGGATCGTTTGGTTAAAACGAAATTCTTAGAGGACTAGTCCATCTCCAATGAAAACGAAGGTATGGACATTGTGTTTCCTCTTAGTTTTTACTGCATGTAAAGACAAGGAATACCTTCGGATCGAAGTCGAAAAAGAATCTGGATCTATGGTTTCGATGAGAAACTTTAGCCGTGCTTCTTACAAAGAATCGGGTGAATTGGAGTGGAAACTAAAAGGAGCGGAATCGTATATTTTTCCTAAAGAAAACAAAACCATTGTGTATGGATTTGAATTCAATCAGTTTGAGAAAGGAAAGGTTACGTCTCTCATGACAGGGAATCGAGGAGAGATCAACCACCAAACTAAAACTGTTGTTTTGGAGGGGAAAGTTCGCTTAAGAACGAATGATGGAAAATTTATCGAATCCGAATCACTTACTTATAATTTAGAGGAAAAAACTCTCTCTTCAGAAGCGGATGTTCTTGTTTATTCAGACGGCACCACCATTCGAGGGAAAGGATTACGTGCAGATAAAAGTTTAAATAAATTTACCATCATCCAACCAAAGGCAGTTACTGTCGGTGGATCCAATCCACTGAAGGAAAAACCATGAGGCGATTGGTTGTCGTATCTATATTCTTTGGATTTGTTTTGCAATTAAAATCATCACCGATTCCTATTTTGTATGGGAACGATGATTTTTTAAAAGCAGATGAGGCAATTCTAAAGAACGAAGATAAAAAAACGAAAAAAGATAAAATCCCAATCATTTGGGGAGGAAGTAGTCTCACTCAAGAAGAAAGAATGATGAATGGATTTCCAGTAAAAGTTTTTATCTTAGGTGGTGGTGCTTATATCATGCATAAGTCCATCAAACTCAGTGCCAAGGAAATTGAAATCATTGGAGAAGAGGCTCTCATCGGAAACCTAAAAGGCCAAGTGATCGTTGAAGACATTCAGAATGGAGTCACACTCACAGCAACAAAAGGTGTTTATGATAAAGTTGCAGGCACAGTTAGTTTGGAAAATCACCCAATCTTAACTCAAAAAAAAGATGGAAAAATAGTTCGAATTAAATGCCAATCTATCCTTCGGAATTTGGAAGAAGCGAAAACAACTCTTGCTGGAAAAGTAGTCGTTACATCAGAAGAATTCCAAGTGTTTGGCGAGGATGCAGTTTTTTCTGAAAAAGAAGATCGTATTGATTTGAAAGGAGAGCCGTTTTTGTTCTCCGAAAATCGTTTTCTCATTGGACAAACCCTTTCTTATTTTGTGAAAGAGGGAAGTATCCAATTGGATGGTGATGCAACCATCTACCAAGTGAGTTACGAAAATAAAAAAGATAAAGAAAAAGATACAGTCACCAAAGAAAGAGTCATAACTTTGTTTTCAGGCAAAACTTTGACTCATTTAAATAAAGGAAAAGAAACTGTTACCTCTATGAATGGTAATGCGTTTATGTACAGAAAAAATTCTGAATTTAAAGCTGATTTATTGGAAAGTAGAAAAAGTAATAAAGAAATAAAAGCTACAGGTAATGTAAGTTATTTGGATAAAGAAAATGGTTATCGAATGGAAGGTGGGATCCTTTTTTATGATAAAGAAAAGGGTTATTCTTATTTAACCGAAACTCCAAAAATAGTTTTTTTAAATAAAAAAGATTTAGTGGAACGTGGACAATTAACATCTGTCTTTATTGAAAGATTTGATGATAAAAATGAAACAGTTGCCAGAGGTGATGTGCAAGTAGAAACACAATCCGCAAAAGCTACTGGAGAGTTTGCCACTTATTATGAAAAAAAAGATGAACTAGTATTGGAAGGAAACCCAACCCTTGTGAGAGACTCTACAAAAGTATCTGCTGGGAAAATCATCTTGTTTCCAAAATCGGACAAAGCCTTCTTAACTGATGGGCTAAAGGTAATCCCGAATGGTGAAAAAAAGTAAAGTAGCGGATAAAAAGAAAGAACTCGATCCAAATGTAAAAACATTTAGGATGGAAAATCTGGTAAAAATCTATAACAAACGTAAGGTTGTAGATGGGGTCAGTTTTTATATCCGAAAAGGTGAAATCGTAGGCCTTCTTGGACCCAATGGTGCCGGTAAAACGACAAGTTTTTATATGAGTGTCGGTTTTGTGACTCCCGATGAAGGTCATGTATTTATCGATAAAGAAGACCTAACCAAAGCACCAATGCACATTCGTGCTAGAATGGGTGTTGGTTATCTTGCCCAAGAGGCAAGTATCTTTCGTAAATTGACTGTTGCCGAAAATTTGGAAGCAATTTTGGAAACGATGAATTTACCTGGTGATGAAATCATCCGTCGTCGGGATGAACTTCTCATGGAACTACAAATTATGCGAGTGGCCAACCAAAAAGGTTACACACTTTCTGGTGGAGAAAGACGGAGATGTGAAATTGCAAGAGCACTTGTCACTAACCCCGACTTTATTCTGTTAGATGAACCGTTTGCAGGTGTTGACCCGATCGCTGTAAAAGATATCCAAAATGTAATTCAATCCTTAAAGGAAAGAGGTCTTGGAATTTTAATTACTGACCATAACGTTAGGGAAACATTAAAGATTACAGACCGCGCTTACATCATGTATAGTGGTAGAATTTTAATTTCAGGAACTGCGGATGATCTCATCAATGATCCAGAAACAAGAAGAATTTATTTAGGTGAGGATTTTAAACTTTAGATGAAACTCGGGGCTTCACTTTCACAACGCCAAACGCAAAAACTGGTGATGACCCAGGACTTACGTCAGTCCATTGAACTATTATCTTTATCAACATTAGAATTATCAGACAAAATACAAAACGAATTATTGGAAAACCCACTGCTTGATGAAGTGGGAGTAGATGAAAAATCAAAAATGCCTGAGCTTTTTTCCATCGATGAAGTAAAACGATTGGAAAAACTCAATCACGAAAAAAGCACAGATGTAAACTGGCAAGATAGTTACTCATTAGAAGGGCCAAGGACCTACGATACAGAAGCGAGTGATAGAAATCAGAAATACATCGAATCTTCGACTCGAGGGGAAACTTTAGAAGAACACTTACTGAACCAACTGCGCCTCATCAAACTCACAAAATTGGAATTTGAAATTGGTGAAGTTTTAATCAGTATGATAGATGAAAAAGGTTTCATCACTGATGATTTGTCACTTGTATCGAAAGAAATGGGTTATCCTGAGGCCAAAGTTCGTAGGGTTTTGCAAGTGATCAATGAGTTGGATCCAATCGGAATTGGAGCCAAAGATATGCAAGAAACCCTTCTCATTCAAGGAAGGATTTTGTTTCCTGACAACATCGTTTTGCACCAACTGATAGGGGAATTTCTTTCGGATTTAGAAAAGGTTGATTATAAAAAAATTGCAAAAAATTTAAAAATCACAGAAGAAGAAATTCTTAGTTTAGCGAGGTTGATAAAAAAATTAGAACCATACCCTGCTACAACCTACCAAGGTAGAAAAATTGATTATGTTGTTGCCGATGTTGTAGTGAAACAAGTGGGAAACGAATTTAATATTTTTATCAATGATGAATGGTTACCAAAACTCACAATCCAAGAAGAATACAAAGAATTATTAAACCATAAACTCCCTCCAAAAGAGAAGGAGTACTTTCAGACAAAGTATAGTTCCGCTCAGTGGCTCATCAGGTCCATCCAACAGAGAAGGCAAACCTTACAAAGAGTTGTCAGTTGTATCATCGATTTCCAAGTTGATTTTTTTAGAGGAGGGATTGGATTTATCAAACCTCTCACACTCAAAGAAGTTGCTGAAAAACTGAACTTACATGAGTCTACAATCTCTCGTATCACCACCAATAAATACATCCAAACCACTTGGGGAATTTTTGAATTGAAGTGGTTTTTTTCCTCTGGTGTAAAATCAGCGGAAGGTGGAAAAGAAAGTTCTAAAAAAATACATGAAATTATTCGAAATTTGGTCAAAGAAGAAGATGAAAACAATCCTCTTTCCGACCAAGACATCGTGGAATTGATGGAGAAAAAAGGTATTGAAATTGCACGTAGGACTGTGGCAAAATACCGTAAGGTCTTACGCATCCTTCCATCCAACGAAAGAAAGCGAATCAGTTCACTCAAGGGGTAAACGATGCCAGTTCCAGGAATTACAGTGGAAACCATTCTTCGAGACCATGAAGACTTACAACTTGTGCTGATTACTGGTGAGGTTGGACTTTCGAATCGAATTAATAGTGCTGAAATCAATCGACCTGGTCTTTCCCTTACAGGTTTTTTTGATTTTTTTGCCAATGACAGAATCCAAATTCTAGGCAAAGGAGAATGGGCGTATCTCAATTCTTTGTCACAAGAGAAACTAAACGAAATCACTGATAAGTTTTTTGAATTCCATCTCAATTGTATCATCTATACACATGGGAATGAACCACAAATTCCATTTGTGGAAAGAGCCAAAGAAAAAGGAATTCCCTTATTCAAAACGGAAATTGCCACCCATCGTTTCATTACATTGATTTCACAGATTTTGGACCGAGCCCTCGCACCAAGGACTATGCGCCATGGAGTACTCATTGAAGTGTTTGGGATTGGAACCTTACTCACAGGTCGTTCGGGTGTAGGTAAAAGTGAAACTGCTCTAGAACTCATTGAAAGAGGCCATCGTTTGGTTGCTGATGATATGGTTGAGATCCGACGTCTGAGTGAAAGTTATTTGATTGGATCGTGTTCTGATTTACTCCGCCACCATATGGAAATTAGAGGATTAGGGATTCTTAACATCAAAGATCTGTTTGGTGTTGGATCTGTTAGGGATCATAAACTCATAGAACTCATCATCAATTTAAAAGAATGGGAAGAACAAACTTCAGGAGATTACGAAAGAACAGGAATTGAACAAAGTATGGAAGAAATACTCGGAGTATCAGTTCCTTATATCGAAATCCCGGTCAAACCAGGGCGAAATATTCCTATCATCGTAGAAACAGCCGCCATGAACCAAAGATTACGTAAGATGGGAAAAAATAGCGCAAAGGAATTTTCCAATAAACTCAATACCTATATCCAGCAGAGCACCATTGAAACAAATCCAATTAAAGATTAGAGACGATAGTACAGGACTCCATGCAAGACCAGCATCTTTATTTGTAAAGGTAGCTGCCAGTTTCCCCTGTGAAATTTTTGTCATGAAGGATGACATCGAAGTGAATGGGAAATCGATTATGGGTCTTATGATGCTTGCTTTAGGACCAGGTACAGTGTTTTCCGTAAAAGCAGATGGAAACAAGGAGGAGGAGGCATTACAAGCTTTAGAAACTCTTGTGACTCAAAATTTTGAAACAAATGCCAAGTAAATTCTCTCGTTTCTTGCCATCTCTTTCTGACGAAAATCGTTATTATTTACGCGATATTTTTATCTTTTTTTTGACGTTAGCCATCTCCGTTGGTTTTTCCGAACTTGTATTCTTCAGGGAAGAAGAAGATATATCTTTTTATTCCAAATTAGATACTTACGTCTTCATTCTCATTCCGTTTTTTATTCTTTCTTTGATATTGAGTTATATCTATAGGAATCGTAGAAATCGTGAAACTGGTAAAATTCGAAGTTCCATTCGCTATCGACTCACACTCGCGTTTCTATTTGTAGCACTTGTTCCTTCTTTACCTATTTTTATTTTGTCATCGAATCTAACCGGAAGACTCATTGAAGGTTTTTATCGAGTCGATATATCGAATGCATTACGTTCCGCAAATTTACTTGTCCACCAGGTAGAGAGAGAAAATCAAAATTCCTTTTTGGAACTAGTCTCTAAGTTCCGTTCTGGACTTCTCCGTGAAAAATCTGATGGTTTTATGATTTTTCAGAACGGTATCAAAGATGGACTGATTGAAAAAAATGAATATTATTTGGGTTACCGTGAAAAAAATAAAATTCAATTTGAATCAAAAAATTTATTCCGCCAATTTTCTGCTTTGGAGTATTTAGAATCCAACAAAAGCGGAATCTACTTAAGTCGTTATTATGATCCAGAAAAATCCTATTTAGTTGCAAAATTTGATTTAGAGAATGACCGAACTGTCATCATTGCAGAACGAATCCATAAAGGAATGGAGTCAGATGTATTAAATATCATCAATGCAACTTCTACATATGAAAAAGTAAGTTTGTGGAAAGAAAAAATTCCCTTTAGTGTTCGTATAACGATTGCTAGTTTTTCGTTCTCTATGTTTTTAATTGCAATATTGTTTTCCTTTTTGTTTGCAAGGCGAATTTCCAAACCAATTATCGATTTGGCAAATGCTACAAAAAAAGTTTCTCTTGGTGAATCTGATGTTAGATTAGAAAAAACAGAAGAAGGTGAAATGGGCATTTTGATTGATAGTTTCAATCAAATGGTAAGTGACTTAAAGGCAAAATCCGATGAACTCATGCATACACAAAGGATTGCCGCTTGGAAGGAAGTGGCACAACGGATGGCACACGAAATCAAAAACCCACTCACACCCATCCAACTCTCGGCACAAAGGATCCAGCGAAAATTCCAAAATCCAAAAAAAGAAAATTTGGAATCAGTGATCTTTGATGCAACGGAAACCATCATTGGCCAAGTTCGTGTTCTGGAACATTTGGTGAAGGAGTTTAGCGAATTTGCAAGGATGCCTGTTCCTGTTCTCATCAACCAACACATCAATCCTATCTTAGAAGAAGCAGTGGCACTTTTTCGAGATACCTCTGATATTGAATTTGAACTAAAATTAGCAGAAAATTTACCCGAATTATTCCTCGATAAACGATTGTTTCTTGGTGTAATCAATAATCTTATCAAAAATGCAGTGGAAGCAATTTTGTCGCATGACAATCCAAAAGAAGAGATGGACATTTTGGAAACAAAACGTAAAAAAATTCGGGTCATGTCAAAACTTCAAAAAAAAGCACTGAGAAAGAGTGTCATCGTTGAGATTGATGATTCTGGTCCTGGTCTCAAGGAAGAATGGAGGGAAAAAATATTTGAACCCTATTTTTCAACAAAAGAAAAACATGGATCTGGCATTGGTCTGACCATTGTCCAAAAAACAATAATTGATCACCATGGTCATATCTCAGTTGAAAACTCAAAGTTAGGTGGATGTAAATTTCGAATCGAACTTCCCTTGGAACTATCCTAATGCAGAAATTGATTTATATCTTAGATGATGAAAAAGAAATTCGTAAAACATTACGAGTCATTTTAGAAGACGAAGATTATCTTGTTGAAGATTTTTCAAATGGCAAAACGTTAATGAAAGCTTTATCAAAAGAAAGACCTTCCTTATTGTTATTGGATGTTTGGGTTGGAAAAGAAGATGGTTTATTGATTTTAGACGAATGTAAAAAACTTTATCCAAGTCTTCCTGTAGTGATGATTTCCGGTCATGGAACGATTGAACTTGCCGTGAATGCTACAAAAAAAGGTGCAATTGATTTTTTAGAGAAACCATTGTCGATTGAAAAGGTGATACAAACGATCGAAACATCGATTGAAAAAACAAAAGATTCTGAACTGCCAGATTTTCAACTCGAGGTAGATCAAATTTTAGGTGAATCACCTTCCATCACTCGTGTTAAATTTTCTGTTTTCCAAGCAGCAGAAACCAATGCCAGGGTTTTTCTTTTTGGTGAAAATGGAACAGGAAAGGAATTAACTGCCAGGTCAATCCATCAAAACTCAAAACGCAAAAATGAGCCTTACATTGAATTTAATTGTGCTTCTTTACCAGAAGAAAT
Protein-coding sequences here:
- the rfaE2 gene encoding D-glycero-beta-D-manno-heptose 1-phosphate adenylyltransferase: MSFFESLQSKIIAQETIEIKRKSLEGKKIVFTNGCFDILHPGHVSYLAQARDLGDLLWIGVNSDESVRRLKGESRPINSCEDRMMVLAALSSVDFVSSFPEDTPLEILKKVRPSIHSKGGDYQIETLPEYKILKEMGADIQILPFVSGKSTTKILEKAKSPS
- a CDS encoding CTP synthase, whose protein sequence is MSKTRYIFITGGVSSSLGKGVTVAALGCLLEARGYTVSLQKMDPYINIDPGTMSPYQHGEVYVTEDGAETDLDLGYYERFTKSKFSRKNSVSTGQIYHAVIERERKGDYLGRTVQVVPHITNEIRNRIYNLTRDQETDFVIVEIGGTVGDIESIPFLEAIRQMRYEHGSNQVLFLHLTLVPTITAAGEAKTKPTQHSVKELLALGIQPDVLICRINKPMSKEMKNKISLFCNVKEQNVISAVDITTSIYEIPLMYREDKLDEVVLNALGMDLRKLNFSQWENMVKKIRNTKKTVKVALIGKYISLQDAYRSVYESLAHGGIANDVEVEVVKINPEDIDSKNTKELLKGVHGILVPGGFGERGIEGKIAAIQYARTKQIPFFGICLGMQCAVIEFARHVLGFKDANSTEFKPNVEYPVISMIEEQKEIERMGGTMRLGAYPCVVKKGTLAYSEYKADRISERHRHRFEFTLRFKDDFEKKGMNLSGFSPDGSLVEIVEIPNHPWFIGVQFHPEFQSKPTDPHPLFAGFIKAASKLAKKSED
- the kdsA gene encoding 3-deoxy-8-phosphooctulonate synthase, with protein sequence MYDLIEEREFFGKKIGGRQPFFLISGPCVMENKDLLDRVCGEMKAICDELGIVYIFKSSFDKANRSSINSYRGPGLEEGRKLLDFIKHKYNVPVLTDIHETIQVDPLKDTVDIFQIPAFLSRQTDLIAKAAETGKWVNVKKGQFMAPDDTRHIKTKIQESGSEKYMVTERGASFGYGNLVFDLRGIPMMHKHGIPIVFDGTHSAQLPGAAGNITGGLREFIPHMMRGAVSVGVEGLFMEVHPDPEKALSDATTQFPLAKAKVLLTQLLELDRLVKTKFLED
- the lptC gene encoding LPS export ABC transporter periplasmic protein LptC, coding for MKTKVWTLCFLLVFTACKDKEYLRIEVEKESGSMVSMRNFSRASYKESGELEWKLKGAESYIFPKENKTIVYGFEFNQFEKGKVTSLMTGNRGEINHQTKTVVLEGKVRLRTNDGKFIESESLTYNLEEKTLSSEADVLVYSDGTTIRGKGLRADKSLNKFTIIQPKAVTVGGSNPLKEKP
- a CDS encoding LptA/OstA family protein; its protein translation is MRRLVVVSIFFGFVLQLKSSPIPILYGNDDFLKADEAILKNEDKKTKKDKIPIIWGGSSLTQEERMMNGFPVKVFILGGGAYIMHKSIKLSAKEIEIIGEEALIGNLKGQVIVEDIQNGVTLTATKGVYDKVAGTVSLENHPILTQKKDGKIVRIKCQSILRNLEEAKTTLAGKVVVTSEEFQVFGEDAVFSEKEDRIDLKGEPFLFSENRFLIGQTLSYFVKEGSIQLDGDATIYQVSYENKKDKEKDTVTKERVITLFSGKTLTHLNKGKETVTSMNGNAFMYRKNSEFKADLLESRKSNKEIKATGNVSYLDKENGYRMEGGILFYDKEKGYSYLTETPKIVFLNKKDLVERGQLTSVFIERFDDKNETVARGDVQVETQSAKATGEFATYYEKKDELVLEGNPTLVRDSTKVSAGKIILFPKSDKAFLTDGLKVIPNGEKK
- the lptB gene encoding LPS export ABC transporter ATP-binding protein, whose protein sequence is MENLVKIYNKRKVVDGVSFYIRKGEIVGLLGPNGAGKTTSFYMSVGFVTPDEGHVFIDKEDLTKAPMHIRARMGVGYLAQEASIFRKLTVAENLEAILETMNLPGDEIIRRRDELLMELQIMRVANQKGYTLSGGERRRCEIARALVTNPDFILLDEPFAGVDPIAVKDIQNVIQSLKERGLGILITDHNVRETLKITDRAYIMYSGRILISGTADDLINDPETRRIYLGEDFKL
- the rpoN gene encoding RNA polymerase factor sigma-54 translates to MKLGASLSQRQTQKLVMTQDLRQSIELLSLSTLELSDKIQNELLENPLLDEVGVDEKSKMPELFSIDEVKRLEKLNHEKSTDVNWQDSYSLEGPRTYDTEASDRNQKYIESSTRGETLEEHLLNQLRLIKLTKLEFEIGEVLISMIDEKGFITDDLSLVSKEMGYPEAKVRRVLQVINELDPIGIGAKDMQETLLIQGRILFPDNIVLHQLIGEFLSDLEKVDYKKIAKNLKITEEEILSLARLIKKLEPYPATTYQGRKIDYVVADVVVKQVGNEFNIFINDEWLPKLTIQEEYKELLNHKLPPKEKEYFQTKYSSAQWLIRSIQQRRQTLQRVVSCIIDFQVDFFRGGIGFIKPLTLKEVAEKLNLHESTISRITTNKYIQTTWGIFELKWFFSSGVKSAEGGKESSKKIHEIIRNLVKEEDENNPLSDQDIVELMEKKGIEIARRTVAKYRKVLRILPSNERKRISSLKG
- the hprK gene encoding HPr(Ser) kinase/phosphatase, which produces MPVPGITVETILRDHEDLQLVLITGEVGLSNRINSAEINRPGLSLTGFFDFFANDRIQILGKGEWAYLNSLSQEKLNEITDKFFEFHLNCIIYTHGNEPQIPFVERAKEKGIPLFKTEIATHRFITLISQILDRALAPRTMRHGVLIEVFGIGTLLTGRSGVGKSETALELIERGHRLVADDMVEIRRLSESYLIGSCSDLLRHHMEIRGLGILNIKDLFGVGSVRDHKLIELIINLKEWEEQTSGDYERTGIEQSMEEILGVSVPYIEIPVKPGRNIPIIVETAAMNQRLRKMGKNSAKEFSNKLNTYIQQSTIETNPIKD
- a CDS encoding HPr family phosphocarrier protein → MKQIQLKIRDDSTGLHARPASLFVKVAASFPCEIFVMKDDIEVNGKSIMGLMMLALGPGTVFSVKADGNKEEEALQALETLVTQNFETNAK
- a CDS encoding LIC_11548 family sensor histidine kinase, coding for MPSKFSRFLPSLSDENRYYLRDIFIFFLTLAISVGFSELVFFREEEDISFYSKLDTYVFILIPFFILSLILSYIYRNRRNRETGKIRSSIRYRLTLAFLFVALVPSLPIFILSSNLTGRLIEGFYRVDISNALRSANLLVHQVERENQNSFLELVSKFRSGLLREKSDGFMIFQNGIKDGLIEKNEYYLGYREKNKIQFESKNLFRQFSALEYLESNKSGIYLSRYYDPEKSYLVAKFDLENDRTVIIAERIHKGMESDVLNIINATSTYEKVSLWKEKIPFSVRITIASFSFSMFLIAILFSFLFARRISKPIIDLANATKKVSLGESDVRLEKTEEGEMGILIDSFNQMVSDLKAKSDELMHTQRIAAWKEVAQRMAHEIKNPLTPIQLSAQRIQRKFQNPKKENLESVIFDATETIIGQVRVLEHLVKEFSEFARMPVPVLINQHINPILEEAVALFRDTSDIEFELKLAENLPELFLDKRLFLGVINNLIKNAVEAILSHDNPKEEMDILETKRKKIRVMSKLQKKALRKSVIVEIDDSGPGLKEEWREKIFEPYFSTKEKHGSGIGLTIVQKTIIDHHGHISVENSKLGGCKFRIELPLELS